A window of the Cystobacter fuscus genome harbors these coding sequences:
- a CDS encoding kelch repeat-containing protein, protein MTLFRANTAALMFLLSLGSSGVALADRTYTKNADFDEGTLNGLNHDPPNEDQLQISELPKVPPFIWVANYINGTVTKINTDTRKQVAKYHSVLKQNWDGSLPDVEDPNMIGNCNSPSRTTVDGDDNAFVANRGLCLNGSHTRASVTKIAGSLGYCVDRNKNGRIDTSSDLNRDGIIGNEEGKAKEFLGQEDECLLWTKNYAEKGDLGRSIAIDGDQNIWLAGYDSSKLYKLSGKTGEKLLKDPIDLNAERGGGANIYGLAVGPGGFIYTSDVGGRKLRKIDPKASAGKYVVSQVESDVPTYGIAVDRKGIVWLGRWIEYDGGEKKGGVLRVDFTTGMFEKVAVSSSADCQGYTRGVAVDGIGDIWAACYKNHKLLHFKRNPTTDIVSYHASYDTPAGTLGVTIDSHQLPWTSNHDSDTVTRVNPLTGIVESSPAGGNPYSYWDMSGYQYRNSTVRQGEWVVTYDSGKPGTAWGTVHWNREPKGSIPAETSIEVSGQAADDLGALPSQPIFPITRAKSFTADGVTGRYLQLRVVLRTKDLPVSPVLSDLSIIPSWSWGDHPTPMCKGSTPESPLPPGCSVLQYHRSVLLDDGRVFSVGGYTNTSVRFFNPATASWSDAAPMSASRRHHSATLLGSGRVLVTGGVGGRPDGAADLYDPKSNTWTRASSMRKARARHTATLLASGQVLAVGGEGAASTTAELYDPTTNTWVDTGGLNDGRYRHTATLLKDGRVLVAGGFNASGTALASSEVYDPVTASWTRYFLTEARVGHTATLLKDGRVLLTGNGQGVASAASTEIFEPVTNTWSRTASMAYKRSMHAAVLLETGHVLVAGGYHDAAVGILKQAELYDPSTGTWSSLGSMKLPRYELTLTLLPNGEVLAVAGIGTTFSDVSSEVFSP, encoded by the coding sequence GTGACACTATTCAGAGCAAATACCGCCGCATTGATGTTCTTGCTGTCGTTGGGGTCTTCCGGCGTGGCACTGGCGGATCGCACCTACACGAAGAACGCAGATTTCGATGAGGGCACGCTCAATGGGCTCAACCATGATCCACCCAATGAAGATCAACTACAGATCAGTGAACTGCCGAAGGTCCCCCCCTTTATCTGGGTGGCCAACTATATCAACGGTACGGTCACAAAGATCAATACGGATACCAGAAAACAGGTGGCCAAGTACCACTCCGTGCTGAAGCAAAACTGGGATGGCAGTCTTCCAGATGTGGAAGATCCGAATATGATTGGTAACTGCAACTCTCCTTCGCGAACAACAGTGGATGGTGATGACAATGCCTTCGTCGCCAACCGTGGACTTTGCCTCAATGGCAGCCACACGAGGGCCTCGGTCACCAAGATCGCTGGCTCGTTGGGCTACTGTGTGGATCGCAATAAGAATGGCCGCATTGACACCTCTAGCGATCTGAACAGAGACGGGATCATCGGCAACGAGGAGGGGAAAGCCAAGGAATTTCTTGGTCAGGAGGATGAGTGCCTTCTTTGGACGAAAAATTACGCGGAGAAAGGAGACCTGGGCCGCTCGATCGCCATAGACGGTGATCAAAATATCTGGCTGGCTGGCTATGATTCTTCCAAGCTGTACAAGCTGAGTGGCAAGACCGGCGAGAAACTGTTGAAGGATCCCATCGACCTCAATGCGGAGCGTGGCGGTGGGGCCAACATCTATGGGCTTGCCGTTGGACCCGGAGGGTTCATCTACACTTCGGATGTGGGTGGTCGGAAGTTGAGGAAGATAGATCCGAAGGCTTCGGCGGGAAAGTATGTGGTATCCCAGGTCGAATCCGACGTGCCTACCTATGGTATTGCGGTGGATCGTAAGGGAATCGTCTGGCTGGGTCGTTGGATCGAGTACGACGGCGGCGAGAAGAAGGGCGGAGTGCTCAGGGTAGACTTCACCACGGGCATGTTCGAGAAGGTGGCCGTCAGTTCTTCTGCGGACTGCCAGGGGTATACCCGTGGGGTGGCCGTCGATGGCATCGGCGACATCTGGGCAGCTTGCTATAAAAACCATAAGTTGTTGCACTTCAAGCGGAACCCTACGACAGATATCGTTTCATACCATGCGAGTTATGACACGCCGGCTGGGACGTTGGGCGTGACGATTGATAGTCACCAACTCCCCTGGACATCCAATCACGACAGTGACACGGTGACGAGGGTAAATCCGCTCACCGGGATTGTCGAGTCATCTCCTGCCGGTGGCAACCCGTATTCCTACTGGGACATGTCGGGGTATCAGTACCGCAACTCCACCGTGCGACAGGGCGAGTGGGTCGTCACATATGACAGCGGCAAGCCGGGAACCGCATGGGGCACCGTCCATTGGAATCGTGAGCCGAAAGGCTCCATTCCAGCGGAGACGAGCATTGAGGTCTCCGGACAGGCCGCGGACGACCTGGGGGCGCTGCCGTCTCAGCCCATCTTCCCGATCACTCGCGCCAAGTCCTTCACGGCTGACGGCGTGACGGGCCGATACCTGCAACTGAGGGTCGTGCTTCGCACCAAGGACCTTCCGGTCTCTCCAGTGCTGAGTGATCTGAGCATCATTCCCAGCTGGAGCTGGGGCGACCATCCAACCCCCATGTGCAAGGGGTCGACTCCAGAGAGCCCTCTGCCTCCAGGCTGCAGTGTCTTGCAGTATCATCGCTCGGTGCTGCTGGACGACGGCAGGGTGTTCAGTGTTGGTGGCTACACAAATACCAGTGTGCGTTTTTTCAATCCGGCGACTGCAAGTTGGAGCGACGCCGCTCCCATGTCGGCCTCCAGGCGGCATCATTCGGCGACCTTGCTCGGGAGTGGTCGTGTCCTGGTGACCGGTGGTGTCGGAGGCAGGCCAGATGGCGCAGCCGACTTGTATGATCCGAAAAGCAATACCTGGACGCGTGCTTCGTCCATGCGGAAAGCGCGAGCCCGTCATACGGCGACGTTGCTGGCGAGTGGCCAGGTCCTGGCCGTTGGAGGTGAAGGGGCGGCGAGCACAACGGCTGAGTTGTATGATCCAACCACCAACACCTGGGTGGACACGGGTGGTTTGAACGATGGCCGTTATAGGCATACGGCTACTTTGCTGAAGGATGGCCGGGTCCTTGTGGCCGGAGGCTTCAATGCCAGCGGAACTGCCTTGGCGTCATCCGAGGTCTACGATCCTGTGACGGCTTCCTGGACGAGGTACTTCTTGACCGAAGCCCGTGTCGGGCACACGGCGACCTTGCTGAAGGATGGTCGGGTTCTCCTCACCGGTAATGGGCAGGGAGTCGCTAGTGCGGCGTCGACGGAGATCTTCGAGCCGGTTACCAACACATGGTCGCGTACCGCTAGCATGGCCTACAAGCGCTCCATGCATGCGGCGGTATTGTTGGAGACAGGCCATGTGCTCGTGGCTGGTGGCTATCACGACGCCGCCGTGGGCATCCTCAAGCAGGCCGAGTTGTATGACCCGAGTACCGGAACCTGGAGTTCGCTCGGATCGATGAAACTGCCTCGCTACGAACTCACACTCACCTTGCTTCCCAATGGCGAGGTGCTGGCGGTTGCCGGAATCGGGACGACTTTCTCAGATGTCTCCTCGGAAGTGTTCTCACCGTAG
- a CDS encoding DUF2380 domain-containing protein codes for MAAAGAGSAEGTTWQSALAAHLAFRSAVGDVSGSTRRLSGELSRLEASTPGIASRASGLFVRYVDHGVLQLRWMDAELAAATQLANAASEVKDPDMQLALLRRAGPRLEAAMMGSLLLAVWLDFIHLTDVALKQHIYSVEWLVVDLDRVQKMLKPAMTALSSGESGQVEAVVRDIPALVGHLTREFAATREAMRAGAEKLQKILVLKESIEAITLLSALKFSLPSLPPSAPALLGMSLTVSGDGVMMGTRLVVSAEWVEMMRHLVRAGVLSLPAVSAAVRIQAGQVMMAQSHDELPKGVRDALGDGPEVQGMHVTGRAGAGMNEPPRHHILPKEFREWFEKRGFTGEMDIDQFCVKLEQANHEAIHGGGNWKLGRTWPGEWNRMILEALQKAETRTGRMLTRNEILDIVAERMEEYYIPLKFIPWRGP; via the coding sequence ATGGCGGCGGCGGGCGCTGGCAGCGCCGAGGGAACTACATGGCAGAGCGCCCTCGCGGCCCATCTGGCCTTTCGCAGTGCCGTCGGCGACGTGTCCGGCTCCACACGTCGGCTCTCCGGCGAACTCTCCAGACTCGAGGCCAGCACCCCTGGCATCGCCAGCAGGGCCTCCGGCCTCTTCGTCCGCTACGTGGACCATGGTGTCCTGCAACTGCGCTGGATGGATGCCGAACTCGCCGCCGCCACCCAGTTGGCCAACGCTGCTTCGGAGGTGAAGGACCCGGACATGCAACTCGCCCTGTTGCGCCGCGCCGGTCCACGGCTCGAGGCCGCCATGATGGGCTCCCTCCTGCTCGCCGTCTGGCTCGACTTCATCCACCTCACCGACGTCGCCCTCAAACAGCACATCTACAGCGTGGAGTGGCTGGTCGTGGACCTGGACCGCGTCCAGAAGATGCTCAAGCCCGCCATGACGGCGCTCTCCTCCGGGGAGTCAGGACAGGTGGAGGCGGTGGTTAGAGACATCCCTGCCCTGGTAGGCCACCTCACCCGCGAATTCGCGGCGACGCGTGAGGCCATGCGCGCGGGGGCGGAGAAGCTCCAGAAGATTCTGGTTCTCAAGGAGTCCATCGAAGCGATCACCCTGCTCTCGGCGTTGAAGTTCTCGCTGCCCTCTCTTCCACCGTCCGCTCCCGCCCTGCTCGGCATGAGTCTGACAGTGAGTGGCGACGGCGTGATGATGGGCACTCGCCTCGTCGTGTCCGCCGAGTGGGTGGAGATGATGCGCCACCTGGTGCGGGCGGGCGTCCTCTCCCTGCCGGCCGTCAGCGCCGCCGTGCGGATTCAGGCCGGCCAGGTGATGATGGCGCAGTCTCACGACGAGCTGCCCAAGGGTGTGCGCGACGCGCTCGGCGACGGGCCCGAGGTGCAGGGAATGCACGTGACGGGCAGAGCGGGGGCTGGCATGAACGAGCCACCACGACACCACATCCTGCCCAAGGAGTTCCGCGAGTGGTTCGAGAAGCGCGGCTTCACCGGCGAGATGGATATCGACCAGTTCTGCGTCAAGCTGGAGCAGGCGAACCACGAGGCCATCCATGGCGGTGGGAATTGGAAGCTGGGCCGCACATGGCCCGGCGAATGGAATCGGATGATCCTGGAGGCGTTGCAAAAAGCCGAGACCAGGACAGGCCGGATGTTGACGCGGAATGAGATCCTGGACATCGTCGCGGAGCGTATGGAGGAGTACTACATCCCGCTCAAATTCATCCCGTGGAGAGGTCCGTGA
- a CDS encoding NUDIX hydrolase has translation MRDGHPWQGNWVARLYERVRERGYDSLTSFADARPTASLVALAKELGEDDVAGVQVLRGLLAEAEQRKQVTRFVRDVFVRLWSQSVPGGWPAVLDDANRFKVAKALGSWFAYTPETHKERVDQASDALLAAPPPPGWRPLRPDDELLLTLLPDEEV, from the coding sequence GTGAGAGATGGACATCCCTGGCAGGGCAACTGGGTGGCTCGACTGTACGAGCGAGTCCGCGAGCGTGGCTACGATTCGCTCACTTCCTTCGCTGATGCGCGTCCCACCGCCTCGCTGGTAGCCCTGGCCAAGGAGCTTGGAGAGGACGATGTCGCCGGGGTACAGGTGTTGCGCGGGTTGCTCGCCGAGGCGGAGCAACGCAAGCAGGTCACACGCTTTGTGCGTGATGTATTCGTGCGCCTTTGGTCCCAGAGCGTCCCCGGCGGGTGGCCCGCGGTACTGGACGACGCCAACCGGTTCAAGGTGGCCAAGGCACTTGGCTCGTGGTTCGCCTACACCCCGGAAACCCATAAGGAGCGCGTCGACCAGGCCAGTGATGCGCTCCTCGCCGCACCACCTCCGCCTGGCTGGCGTCCGCTCAGACCTGACGACGAACTGCTCCTCACCCTGCTTCCCGACGAGGAAGTCTGA
- a CDS encoding TetR/AcrR family transcriptional regulator: MPLERFYKLPEARRAELLRIALHEFTEKGIEGASLNAILAKAGLSKGAYYYYFVDKEDLFTAVAEDLYDRLEAQLPPLLPQQPVSAEEFWPSLEQTFSAWLVAACKFPELLGAFRQLSQQLRASPRLAPMLRRRQEEQFRSVIQLGRKLGCVRTDLPVELLVSLMVVSDSVLDEALVASRKTLSGAVVRKHARVVFDTYQRLLRP; encoded by the coding sequence ATGCCACTCGAACGGTTCTACAAACTTCCCGAGGCCCGGCGCGCCGAGCTGCTGCGCATCGCGCTCCATGAGTTCACGGAGAAGGGAATCGAGGGGGCCTCGCTCAATGCGATCCTCGCGAAGGCGGGCCTGAGCAAGGGGGCCTACTACTATTACTTCGTGGACAAGGAGGACCTCTTCACGGCCGTCGCGGAGGACCTGTACGACCGCCTGGAGGCGCAGCTTCCGCCGCTTCTGCCCCAGCAGCCGGTGAGTGCCGAGGAATTCTGGCCGAGCCTGGAGCAGACCTTCTCGGCCTGGCTGGTGGCGGCTTGCAAATTCCCCGAGTTGCTCGGCGCGTTCCGTCAGCTCAGCCAGCAATTGCGCGCGAGCCCGAGGTTGGCCCCGATGCTGCGTCGTCGGCAGGAGGAGCAGTTCCGCTCGGTCATCCAGTTGGGCCGCAAGCTCGGTTGCGTGCGCACGGATCTCCCGGTCGAGCTCCTGGTCTCGCTGATGGTGGTGAGCGACTCCGTGCTCGACGAGGCGCTCGTCGCCAGCCGCAAGACGTTGAGCGGGGCCGTCGTGCGCAAGCACGCGCGGGTGGTGTTCGACACCTATCAGCGCCTGCTGCGCCCTTGA
- a CDS encoding FAD-dependent oxidoreductase, producing the protein MKVLISGGGIGGFALARLLRDAGHDCLVIERAREFRPLGHFVALKAEGVAMLDRLGVREECEARALPLSGQVRFRTQGGQRLRAEHLAALNAGLGGFLPIRRADLHDVLHRRVRDDVDVRFGTEVTDFREEAGRVTVVLSDGREEWGDLLIGADGVHSKVRKRLFGESGELLLGGSYVAIDIDVAHGLELGEISAYLGRGKMVAMVPSAPGRLSVIVYHGGDILRPKLRGATATRAFFAREYNAFAPEVRTAFARIDDQSFVFVDDIKMIRLDSIVRGRVGLLGDAAACPTFLSGMGSAFALQSAAVLTEALSTTSDAQAALATYSARVQPIAERLQRKARWMGSMILGRNRAVVAVRDSFLALTPRGWMMEGMRSFYSARREGARAA; encoded by the coding sequence ATGAAGGTGCTCATCTCGGGAGGTGGAATTGGCGGCTTCGCCCTCGCGCGGCTTCTCCGCGACGCGGGCCATGACTGCCTGGTGATCGAGCGCGCGCGCGAATTCCGGCCGCTGGGCCACTTCGTTGCGCTGAAGGCCGAGGGCGTGGCCATGCTCGACCGGCTTGGGGTGCGCGAGGAATGCGAGGCCCGTGCGCTTCCGCTCTCGGGCCAGGTGCGGTTCCGCACACAGGGAGGGCAGCGCCTGCGCGCCGAGCACCTGGCCGCCTTGAACGCGGGATTGGGGGGGTTCCTCCCGATCCGGCGGGCCGATCTCCACGATGTGCTCCACCGGCGCGTGCGGGACGACGTCGACGTGCGCTTTGGGACCGAGGTCACCGATTTCCGCGAGGAGGCCGGGCGCGTGACCGTGGTGCTCTCCGATGGCCGCGAGGAGTGGGGAGACCTGCTGATTGGCGCCGATGGAGTCCACTCGAAGGTGCGCAAGCGGCTCTTCGGCGAGAGCGGAGAGCTCCTGCTCGGAGGCAGCTACGTCGCCATCGACATCGATGTGGCGCATGGGCTCGAGCTCGGGGAGATCTCGGCGTATCTCGGCCGCGGCAAGATGGTGGCGATGGTCCCGAGCGCACCGGGGCGCCTCTCGGTGATCGTGTACCACGGCGGGGACATCCTCCGGCCGAAGCTCCGGGGGGCCACCGCCACGCGAGCGTTCTTCGCCCGTGAGTACAACGCCTTCGCACCGGAGGTGCGCACCGCCTTCGCGAGGATCGACGACCAGAGCTTCGTGTTCGTCGACGACATCAAGATGATCCGCCTCGACTCCATCGTGCGCGGGAGGGTCGGCCTGCTGGGTGACGCCGCCGCGTGCCCCACGTTCCTGTCGGGGATGGGGAGTGCCTTCGCGCTCCAGAGCGCCGCCGTGTTGACCGAGGCGCTGAGCACCACCTCCGACGCCCAGGCCGCGCTCGCTACCTACTCGGCCCGCGTGCAACCCATCGCCGAGCGGCTCCAGCGCAAGGCCCGGTGGATGGGGTCGATGATTCTCGGACGGAACCGGGCGGTGGTGGCGGTTCGCGATTCCTTCCTCGCGCTCACGCCTCGTGGCTGGATGATGGAGGGGATGCGAAGCTTCTACAGCGCGCGCCGCGAGGGCGCTCGGGCCGCGTGA
- a CDS encoding SDR family oxidoreductase: MIDARQARAEAHHEASRMSGERKMSGERKSGVLITGGGSGIGLAMAAEFLKRGYDVAICGRDPERLAAAKGKHPGLRTMEADVARSEDQARLASWLAADLPHLGVLVNNAGIMHASDFRGSVGFGEIRSELDTNLLAPVALTAALLPMLVRNEKPTVVNVTSGLAFCPSAEFPVYCATKAALHSFTLSLRHQLTGRVRVVEIAPPIVATGLDKRSQARRPAEGSGPPVLSAETFASEAVQRFEQGEAEIVIGVANGLRQRGEALFANMNP; this comes from the coding sequence GTGATCGACGCGCGACAGGCGCGCGCCGAGGCACACCACGAAGCGTCACGGATGAGCGGAGAGCGAAAAATGAGCGGAGAGCGGAAGAGCGGCGTGCTGATCACGGGCGGCGGGTCGGGGATTGGGCTGGCAATGGCCGCGGAGTTTCTGAAGCGCGGATACGACGTCGCGATTTGCGGACGCGATCCGGAGAGATTGGCCGCCGCGAAGGGGAAGCATCCGGGGCTTCGCACGATGGAGGCTGACGTTGCTCGCTCCGAGGACCAGGCGAGGTTGGCCTCGTGGCTCGCGGCCGACCTGCCGCATCTCGGCGTCCTCGTGAACAACGCTGGCATCATGCATGCGTCAGACTTCCGCGGAAGCGTCGGGTTCGGCGAAATCCGGTCCGAGCTCGACACGAACCTGCTCGCTCCCGTCGCACTGACGGCCGCGCTGCTTCCGATGCTCGTTCGCAACGAGAAGCCCACGGTCGTGAACGTTACCTCCGGTCTCGCGTTCTGCCCCTCGGCTGAGTTTCCCGTGTACTGCGCGACGAAGGCCGCGCTGCATTCCTTCACCCTCAGCCTGCGGCATCAACTGACGGGGCGCGTCCGTGTGGTTGAGATCGCGCCGCCCATCGTCGCGACCGGACTCGACAAGAGGAGCCAGGCTCGGCGTCCCGCGGAGGGATCTGGACCGCCCGTCCTCTCCGCCGAGACCTTCGCGAGCGAGGCGGTGCAGCGCTTCGAACAAGGTGAAGCCGAGATCGTCATCGGTGTGGCGAACGGGCTGAGGCAGCGCGGCGAAGCGTTGTTTGCCAACATGAACCCATAG
- a CDS encoding AraC family transcriptional regulator yields the protein MDLLSDILRDLRLESTVLSVFELHAPWGLRKQRLEGGAPFHVVIEGRCVLRMEHKKPIELAAGDLVVLPHGDAHTLSSSASAPVTPFRSVLLQNGVVETWAPGKRAGRPAAIRFGSARGEVVRVMSGVFAFQDRRRNPVLEVLPPLIRVAGEHGRGPSWLENAIRLLIDEAFSEAPGAVTIAERVADILFVQAVRAYIASERDAPSSGWLRGLLDPSIGRALSLVHARAAEPWTVERLARAVGLSRTVFAQRFRRLVGETVMAYVTHRRMHLAAGLLCTSNDGLARIAEQVGYETEVTFSKAFRVWAGEPPGRYRRRMREAAR from the coding sequence GTGGATCTTCTCAGCGATATCCTCCGAGATCTGCGACTCGAGAGCACGGTCTTGAGTGTCTTCGAGCTTCACGCTCCATGGGGCTTGCGCAAGCAGCGGCTCGAGGGGGGCGCGCCCTTTCATGTGGTCATCGAAGGGCGCTGCGTCCTGCGAATGGAACACAAGAAGCCCATCGAGCTCGCAGCCGGCGATCTGGTTGTCCTTCCCCATGGCGACGCTCATACCCTGTCGTCATCGGCGTCCGCGCCCGTGACACCGTTCAGGTCGGTTCTGCTGCAAAACGGAGTCGTGGAGACGTGGGCGCCGGGAAAGCGGGCCGGCCGTCCCGCAGCCATCCGGTTCGGCTCGGCCAGAGGGGAGGTCGTTCGGGTGATGTCGGGCGTGTTCGCGTTTCAAGACCGACGCCGAAACCCCGTGCTCGAGGTGCTTCCCCCGCTGATCCGCGTCGCGGGTGAGCACGGTCGAGGCCCGTCGTGGCTTGAAAACGCCATTCGCCTCCTCATCGACGAGGCGTTCTCCGAGGCCCCTGGTGCGGTGACCATCGCGGAGCGTGTCGCCGACATTCTTTTCGTGCAGGCGGTGAGGGCGTACATCGCCTCGGAGCGGGATGCCCCCTCGAGCGGATGGCTGCGGGGGCTGCTCGACCCTTCCATCGGCCGCGCCCTGAGTCTCGTGCACGCTCGCGCTGCCGAGCCGTGGACCGTCGAGCGCCTCGCTCGTGCGGTCGGGCTCTCACGAACGGTCTTCGCACAGCGCTTTCGCCGTCTGGTTGGCGAGACCGTCATGGCCTACGTCACCCACCGTCGGATGCACCTCGCGGCGGGACTGCTGTGCACAAGCAACGACGGGCTTGCGCGGATTGCAGAGCAAGTCGGCTACGAGACGGAGGTGACGTTCAGCAAGGCGTTCCGCGTCTGGGCTGGCGAACCACCAGGGCGCTACAGAAGGCGAATGCGAGAAGCCGCGCGATGA
- a CDS encoding glutathione S-transferase family protein, with product MTTTLYFSRNPNPRLAVAVARHLAAPVSFQFAEPLAPGQAERYRHLNPSLRLPILAEEGGSLWEADAIACRLSQMVGSDFWRTGHDLPGMIRWVSWARDHFMRACDTVHFERGTKPRYGLGPFNQAALDEGLSHFHASATILEDQLRDRDWLLPSGLSYADFRMAVFLPFNDVARLPLADYPAVDRWHQRLMALPAWADPFAGLSAPELPPVPA from the coding sequence ATGACGACGACCCTCTACTTCTCCCGCAACCCCAACCCGCGACTCGCGGTGGCCGTGGCCCGGCATCTGGCGGCGCCCGTCAGCTTCCAGTTCGCGGAGCCGCTGGCGCCAGGCCAGGCCGAGCGGTACCGGCACCTGAACCCGTCGCTGCGCCTGCCCATCCTGGCCGAGGAAGGCGGGTCACTGTGGGAGGCGGATGCGATCGCCTGCCGGCTGTCGCAGATGGTGGGGTCGGACTTTTGGCGCACCGGCCACGACCTGCCCGGCATGATCCGGTGGGTCAGCTGGGCGCGCGACCACTTCATGCGCGCCTGCGACACGGTGCACTTCGAACGGGGTACGAAACCGCGCTACGGCCTCGGACCGTTCAACCAGGCCGCGCTGGACGAAGGGCTGTCGCATTTCCATGCGAGCGCCACGATCCTCGAGGACCAGCTGCGCGACCGCGACTGGCTGCTGCCGAGCGGGCTCAGCTATGCGGACTTCCGCATGGCGGTGTTCCTGCCGTTCAACGACGTGGCGCGCCTGCCGCTCGCGGACTACCCAGCCGTGGACCGGTGGCACCAACGGCTGATGGCGCTGCCGGCGTGGGCGGATCCGTTCGCGGGCTTGAGCGCGCCGGAGTTGCCGCCGGTGCCGGCTTGA
- a CDS encoding DUF1428 domain-containing protein: MSYVDGFVVPVPAGKKDAYRKMAEEAAALFKEHGATHVVECWGDEVPDGKVTDFKGAVKAEAGEVVVFSWIFWSSKQARDEGNEKIMKDPRMKMDMNSVFDGKRMIYGGFDVLVDVR, from the coding sequence ATGAGCTACGTCGATGGATTCGTGGTGCCGGTGCCCGCGGGCAAGAAGGACGCCTACCGCAAGATGGCCGAGGAGGCCGCCGCGCTGTTCAAGGAGCACGGTGCCACGCACGTCGTCGAGTGCTGGGGGGACGAGGTGCCCGACGGCAAGGTGACCGACTTCAAGGGCGCGGTGAAGGCCGAGGCCGGGGAGGTGGTGGTCTTCTCGTGGATCTTCTGGTCCTCGAAGCAGGCGCGCGACGAGGGCAACGAGAAGATCATGAAGGACCCGCGCATGAAGATGGACATGAACTCCGTCTTCGACGGCAAGCGTATGATCTACGGCGGCTTCGACGTCCTCGTCGACGTGCGCTGA
- a CDS encoding cation:proton antiporter: MSAEAFKWVADALVLLGLVAVTVSVVGIIRLPGILMRVHAAGQAVFVGVVIILMGAVGSGQWPLMCRALLVAVFLMLTAPMSAHAIARAAAREQGEAVAEEVDAGQ; this comes from the coding sequence ATGAGCGCCGAGGCGTTCAAGTGGGTGGCGGACGCGCTGGTGCTGCTGGGGCTCGTGGCGGTGACGGTGTCGGTGGTGGGCATCATCCGCCTGCCGGGCATCCTCATGCGGGTGCACGCGGCGGGGCAGGCGGTGTTCGTGGGCGTCGTCATCATCCTGATGGGGGCGGTGGGCTCGGGCCAGTGGCCGCTCATGTGCCGTGCGCTGCTCGTGGCGGTGTTCCTGATGCTCACCGCGCCCATGTCCGCGCACGCCATCGCCCGCGCGGCGGCGCGCGAGCAGGGGGAGGCGGTGGCGGAGGAGGTGGACGCGGGGCAGTGA
- a CDS encoding monovalent cation/H+ antiporter complex subunit F produces the protein MHDVVFYVALVWLMGLLGVLVVVSARARSTLDVVLALDTLALVFVAVLGLFGAWRGVTGYLDAALVLALVSYVQTVAATRHHAEHKAGPR, from the coding sequence ATGCACGACGTCGTCTTCTACGTGGCGCTGGTGTGGCTGATGGGGCTGCTCGGCGTGTTGGTGGTGGTGTCGGCGCGGGCGCGCTCGACGCTGGACGTGGTGCTGGCGCTGGACACGCTGGCGCTGGTGTTCGTGGCGGTGCTGGGGCTGTTCGGCGCCTGGCGCGGGGTGACGGGCTACCTGGACGCGGCGTTGGTACTGGCGCTCGTCTCCTACGTGCAGACGGTGGCGGCCACGCGGCACCACGCGGAGCACAAGGCGGGGCCGCGATGA
- a CDS encoding Na+/H+ antiporter subunit E — MKHWGVPWVLLTGVFVLMVGQVTVADVALGAGVSAGLLAWSGRWLLDGRAPGAVGPRRLWAFGVLVGAVLVDVVRGTWRMGWLMLGPRPAERQGEVEVALGERTDGGARVSALLASMSPGSVLLGIDWERRVMRFHLADASRAEEFRAELERFYRERQRAVFP; from the coding sequence ATGAAGCATTGGGGAGTGCCGTGGGTGCTGCTCACCGGGGTGTTCGTGTTGATGGTGGGCCAGGTGACGGTGGCGGACGTCGCGCTGGGGGCCGGGGTGTCGGCGGGGCTGCTCGCGTGGAGTGGGCGCTGGCTGCTGGACGGGCGGGCTCCGGGAGCGGTGGGGCCGAGGCGGCTGTGGGCCTTCGGGGTGCTGGTGGGCGCGGTGCTGGTGGACGTGGTGCGGGGCACCTGGCGCATGGGGTGGCTGATGCTCGGGCCCCGGCCGGCGGAGCGGCAGGGGGAGGTGGAGGTGGCGCTGGGAGAGCGCACGGACGGAGGGGCGCGGGTGTCGGCGCTGCTGGCGAGCATGTCGCCGGGCTCGGTGCTGCTGGGCATCGACTGGGAGCGGCGGGTGATGCGCTTCCACCTGGCGGATGCGTCGCGAGCGGAGGAGTTCCGCGCGGAGCTGGAGCGGTTCTACCGGGAGCGCCAGCGGGCGGTGTTCCCTTGA